From Populus trichocarpa isolate Nisqually-1 chromosome 19, P.trichocarpa_v4.1, whole genome shotgun sequence, a single genomic window includes:
- the LOC18108605 gene encoding UPF0481 protein At3g47200 → MAGANPTDQQEGGQWLINIKTHFADLTPLSTGWSICKVPRKLRDMNAGAYNPQIISIGPLHDGTDVNVLDMEKHKWHYALSLLERTRDAEKTLDECGETILRNHDALVRAYYPGSIKRVYSNTDFAKMLLFDGCFILELFLRFSSDDAKRQYDPIFTTSWMISTLQRDLALLENQIPFFVLTELYKHIVRHTATDQPRLVELALRFFRPELNTNEGIGAVISGGNFCHLLGLLHTSYLPSSLRVDQRGGAGPWKLLSCATELCAAGIKFQKDTTKHQLDLCFENGVFKIPPLQIHDSTDSLFRNLIAFEQSVQGCRQYMTSYALLMDRLVDTSSDVELLAKKRIIQNDLGGYEDVTDLFNNICKQVVVREFNFTQLCEQVDAYYNKSWHGYKASLKQDYFKNPWTIISFIAAIVLLSLTTLQTIYSVISYYHN, encoded by the coding sequence ATGGCGGGAGCAAATCCAACTGATCAACAAGAAGGCGGTCAATGGCTGATTAACATCAAAACGCACTTTGCAGACTTAACTCCACTGTCCACAGGTTGGAGCATTTGCAAGGTTCCACGTAAGCTTCGGGATATGAATGCTGGTGCATACAATCCTCAAATTATCTCCATTGGTCCTCTTCACGATGGAACAGACGTCAATGTGCTGGACATGGAGAAACACAAATGGCACTATGCTCTATCCTTACTTGAACGAACACGTGATGCAGAAAAGACATTAGATGAATGTGGCGAGACCATTCTAAGAAATCATGATGCACTTGTTCGAGCATACTACCCAGGGTCAATTAAACGTGTTTATTCTAATACTGATTTTGCTAAAATGTTATTATTCGATGGTTGCTTTATCCTTGaactttttttaaggttttccAGTGATGATGCGAAAAGGCAATATGATCCCATCTTCACGACTTCTTGGATGATCTCAACCCTCCAACGTGATTTGGCGTTGCTAGAAAATCAGATTCCATTTTTTGTTCTTACGGAACTGTACAAACATATAGTGAGGCATACTGCTACGGATCAACCGCGGCTCGTGGAGCTGGCTCTTCGTTTCTTCAGACCAGAGTTGAATACCAATGAAGGAATAGGTGCCGTAATCAGTGGTGGGAATTTCTGTCATTTGCTTGGTCTCTTACACACAAGCTACCTACCCTCTTCTCTGAGAGTAGATCAAAGAGGCGGGGCAGGGCCATGGAAACTATTATCTTGTGCAACAGAACTTTGTGCGGCTGGAATCAAGTTCCAAAAGGATACAACAAAACATCAACTGGATTTGTGTTTCGAAAATGGTGTTTTCAAAATCCCACCATTGCAAATCCACGACTCAACAGATTCACTCTTCCGGAACCTCATTGCTTTTGAGCAAAGCGTGCAAGGTTGTAGACAATACATGACGTCTTATGCATTACTTATGGATCGTCTTGTTGATACATCAAGTGATGTCGAATTACTTGCGAAAAAGAGAATCATACAAAATGATTTAGGTGGCTATGAAGATGTTACGGATCTGTTTAACAACATTTGCAAGCAGGTAGTTGTGCGAGAATTTAATTTTACCCAATTATGCGAACAAGTGGATGCGTACTATAACAAAAGCTGGCATGGATACAAGGCATCTTTGAAACAAGACTATTTCAAAAACCCATGGACAATTATATCTTTCATTGCTGCGATTGTACTTCTCTCGCTTACTACGTTACAAACCATATACTCGGTGATTTCCTATTATCATAACTAG